In Gemmatimonadota bacterium, a single genomic region encodes these proteins:
- a CDS encoding FtsX-like permease family protein, whose protein sequence is MSRVNAGFALRLALREWRNGFRRIGLYMLSIAVGVGGLVSIQSFREEVVDSIFDHARESVGADVRLTPAGGRLGPRVAGLLDSLAAEGTEVGFVSMATGMLSTPDASLGSLGQVVAVSGGYPFYGEVTSDPADAWTGEIGPNQVFLSTAVAAELNARPGDPLRVGSLTLEVAGIVSGIPGATRGGQFLSAIFGASVYVAPSTLERSRLLGTGTLATHEAFLVMPDRSARREFREDRESFWMEERVDVSFAEEEADQLAEAASIATRFFGVVGVAALLLGGIGVASAIHIYILEKRTSVAVLRCLGAGRWTAFLAYLIHAVGLGLGGALLGGVLGVGMQALFPIVVSGLVPVEFGVRISPAAWLTGIGIGIWVALVFALIPLLKIRKISPLEALRSGFGERGKRALDPLTILAWLIVLASALVLCVIEAPHWGVGLAFAGTLVVAIGALALAAWGITAATRKFFPKKMPYPVRQGVSNLFRPHNQTLALTIALGSGAFVIALVVVMGGSLGRAMAGLTEESGISPTVLFYNVDTDARETIEELARAEMAANDGNGVDEEGTSDGSAGIDGNLLIISMSDLEIVEINGRLYEDIVAERPTDAQADTDLANDSFTRGFQRRWTVTTRNDLEDDEVILEGEWWNAMTDRMPGQGTDDSPLRLSITEWIASELELAVGDTAVWETEGTFVATVISSVRSGTPPNIPPTTQADPTFNGVFLDALRGGSIPLVLEPGSSAAIPFRYMAGAIFDDAEANSRVQRATLAAHPEVAAFDFHRLVTLLVTVLERVRQGISLLALFAILVGLVVMVGVLATSRAQRFREGALLRTLGASRRQVLTVLLTEFVSIGTLATFCGLLLGALLAIPLIVVGTDVAQQPQVLELLGLWIGLMAATAIVGLISSRGLLSKPPLATLRGE, encoded by the coding sequence GTGAGTAGGGTCAACGCCGGTTTCGCGTTGCGCCTCGCCCTCCGAGAATGGCGGAACGGCTTCCGGCGGATAGGGCTCTACATGCTCTCGATCGCCGTAGGAGTGGGCGGGCTCGTGTCGATCCAGTCGTTTCGGGAAGAGGTGGTCGACTCCATTTTCGATCACGCTCGCGAGTCCGTAGGTGCGGACGTGCGGCTGACACCCGCCGGCGGTCGTCTCGGTCCCCGGGTTGCCGGCCTGCTCGACTCGCTTGCGGCCGAAGGGACCGAGGTAGGCTTCGTATCGATGGCCACCGGCATGCTCTCGACCCCCGACGCTTCACTCGGAAGCCTGGGACAGGTCGTCGCGGTGAGCGGCGGCTATCCGTTCTACGGGGAGGTGACGAGCGATCCCGCAGACGCATGGACGGGCGAGATCGGTCCGAACCAGGTCTTTCTGAGCACGGCCGTGGCCGCAGAACTCAACGCGAGGCCCGGCGACCCTCTTCGAGTAGGCTCGCTCACGCTCGAGGTGGCCGGCATCGTCTCCGGCATCCCCGGCGCCACCCGCGGAGGTCAGTTCCTGTCCGCCATCTTCGGTGCTTCCGTCTATGTCGCCCCCTCCACGTTGGAACGGAGCAGGCTTCTAGGAACCGGGACGTTGGCAACTCACGAGGCCTTCCTGGTCATGCCGGACCGGAGCGCAAGACGCGAATTCCGCGAAGATCGAGAGTCCTTTTGGATGGAGGAGAGAGTCGACGTTTCGTTCGCCGAGGAGGAGGCCGACCAGTTGGCGGAAGCGGCTTCGATCGCTACCCGCTTCTTCGGCGTGGTGGGCGTGGCGGCGCTCCTGCTGGGCGGCATCGGAGTGGCCAGCGCCATCCACATCTACATCCTCGAAAAGCGCACCTCGGTAGCCGTGCTTCGCTGTCTCGGGGCGGGACGCTGGACCGCGTTCCTGGCCTACCTGATCCATGCCGTAGGACTTGGTCTGGGCGGTGCGCTCCTGGGCGGAGTCCTCGGCGTCGGGATGCAGGCGCTCTTCCCGATCGTGGTGTCTGGACTGGTTCCGGTCGAATTCGGCGTGCGCATCTCGCCCGCGGCCTGGTTGACGGGCATAGGAATCGGGATCTGGGTGGCGCTCGTCTTCGCCCTCATTCCGCTCCTCAAAATCAGAAAGATCTCTCCTCTGGAAGCGTTGAGAAGCGGTTTCGGCGAACGTGGCAAGAGGGCCCTCGACCCTTTGACCATCCTCGCCTGGCTGATCGTACTGGCGAGCGCACTGGTCCTCTGCGTGATCGAGGCTCCCCACTGGGGCGTCGGCCTGGCCTTCGCAGGCACCCTCGTCGTCGCGATCGGTGCGCTGGCGCTGGCGGCATGGGGGATCACGGCCGCGACCCGCAAGTTCTTCCCGAAGAAGATGCCGTACCCCGTGCGCCAGGGCGTATCGAACCTCTTCCGTCCGCATAATCAGACGCTGGCCTTGACGATCGCACTCGGCTCGGGGGCCTTCGTAATCGCGTTGGTGGTGGTCATGGGCGGATCGTTGGGAAGAGCGATGGCCGGCCTCACCGAAGAATCCGGGATAAGCCCGACGGTGCTCTTCTACAACGTCGACACCGACGCACGCGAAACCATCGAAGAGCTGGCCCGGGCGGAGATGGCCGCAAACGACGGGAACGGAGTCGACGAAGAGGGAACGTCGGACGGAAGCGCCGGGATCGACGGCAATCTGTTGATCATTTCGATGTCGGATCTGGAGATCGTCGAGATCAACGGGAGGCTCTACGAGGACATCGTCGCCGAGCGTCCGACGGACGCGCAAGCCGATACGGACCTCGCGAACGACTCCTTCACGAGGGGATTCCAACGAAGGTGGACGGTCACGACTCGGAACGATCTCGAAGACGACGAAGTGATCCTCGAAGGGGAATGGTGGAACGCCATGACCGATCGGATGCCCGGACAGGGTACCGACGACTCGCCGCTGCGGCTCTCGATCACGGAATGGATCGCCTCGGAACTCGAACTGGCAGTGGGCGACACTGCCGTCTGGGAAACGGAGGGCACGTTCGTGGCCACGGTCATTTCGAGCGTGCGCAGCGGCACGCCTCCCAACATCCCCCCGACGACCCAGGCCGACCCGACCTTTAACGGAGTCTTCCTGGATGCGCTCCGGGGAGGGTCGATTCCCCTCGTTCTCGAACCGGGCTCGTCGGCAGCGATCCCGTTTCGCTACATGGCCGGCGCGATCTTCGACGATGCCGAAGCGAATTCGCGGGTCCAGCGGGCGACACTCGCCGCTCACCCCGAGGTCGCGGCCTTTGACTTCCATCGGTTGGTGACTCTGCTCGTCACCGTCCTGGAACGGGTGCGGCAGGGCATATCCCTGCTCGCGCTCTTCGCGATCCTCGTGGGTCTGGTGGTGATGGTCGGGGTACTGGCCACCTCGAGAGCCCAGCGTTTCCGGGAAGGGGCGCTCCTGCGCACCCTCGGAGCGAGTCGTCGCCAGGTTCTGACCGTGCTGCTCACGGAGTTCGTGAGCATCGGTACCTTGGCCACCTTCTGCGGTCTGCTGCTGGGCGCGCTCCTGGCCATACCTCTCATCGTCGTCGGAACCGATGTGGCGCAGCAACCCCAGGTGCTCGAGCTCCTGGGTCTTTGGATCGGGCTGATGGCTGCCACCGCGATCGTCGGGCTGATCAGCAGCCGCGGCCTGCTCTCGAAGCCGCCGCTGGCTACCCTGAGGGGAGAGTAG
- a CDS encoding DNA polymerase III subunit alpha → MVPYAELHCHSGFSFLDGASHPEELATRAAELGYGALALTDHDGLYGSMEFAQAAKNAGVQPVTGVELTLRDTLPGDGLHHVTLIAENRRGYANLCRLVTEAHMESPRDRVALPLASLLARPEGLILLTGCRRGPLAAARRSSVADAESLMASIMESFGERGVFVELQENSVRGDRTRNRALASLADSAGVGVVATGNVHYHDSSRSRLQDVLVSIRERSTLDGSHRARRSNSLFRLASPDEMRQRFSDRVDAIRNSARIAERASAFDLTEDLGYEFPDFDGGRGTSALSTLSALCRARLEERYRPGSREWEDARERLDTELALVDLHGLAGFFLVYRDIMNLAAEVAHEVRGSALRASANLPAGRGRGSSVSSIICYLVGLSHIDPVRNRLFLGRFLNEALGSVPDIDLDFPRDIREQLILRIYEKYGDEHAGLVCTFPTYRLRSAVKEIGKTLELPTGDLEKLSKLAGQRSARGLAEEMRTLPEFGERADSRPWRMLGELAEEIAGLPRHISQHVGGMIVSSRPLVELVPLQPAAWEGRVLCQWDKDSCDDAGFVKIDFLALGMLSLVEETTDLIAERHGQAPDLSRIDFADDAVYDRLCAGDNVGIFQVESRAQIQMIRRTRPRNLSELAVQVAIVRPGPIVGGAVNPYVRRCELLRDNPDYEVEYAHPLLAEPLGETLGVIVFQDQVLGVCQALAGFSDSEGESLRRAMSRKRSRDALSAHWERFRDGAAANGVSEEKARVIFTQVVAFSEFGFPKSHAAAFGLLAYQSAWLRHYYPVEFYVGLFNNQPMGFYSLDALGRDCRRNGVATLLPDLNRSQVRCTAEGGDLRIGLGFVREWGEEVAEAVVAERERGGGYASLPDLLRRSEVRITTRRLARAAVESLIWVGGMDCFGLSRRELLWQAGLWLGPDVAGSGAAGSESRTTRPRRREPSFGLPFEDPYSDLAFPELGAAERMMAEYDALDFSAELHPFAPLREALPNDVVRSDELLAASPGIDVTVAGLVTTRQRPATAKGYVFVLMEDECGPVNVIVRPQIYERCKSVVRLEPFLKVNGTLRRDGATVNVVAKQVESLLEESSGGHLPNSAPAAPSDPYRYLAVLRRDPPGIKSWG, encoded by the coding sequence ATGGTTCCTTACGCCGAGCTCCACTGTCACTCGGGATTCTCTTTCCTTGACGGCGCGTCCCATCCCGAAGAACTCGCGACGCGCGCGGCGGAGCTCGGATACGGGGCTCTGGCCCTGACCGATCACGACGGGCTCTACGGCTCCATGGAATTCGCCCAAGCGGCGAAAAACGCTGGCGTTCAACCCGTCACGGGAGTCGAACTCACGTTGCGCGACACCCTTCCTGGAGACGGACTGCACCATGTGACGCTCATAGCGGAGAACCGGCGGGGATACGCCAACCTCTGCCGCCTGGTGACCGAGGCCCACATGGAGTCGCCGCGCGATCGGGTGGCGCTCCCCCTTGCATCTCTCCTCGCGCGCCCCGAGGGGCTCATCCTGCTCACCGGCTGCCGTCGAGGACCGCTCGCCGCCGCTCGCCGCTCTTCGGTGGCCGACGCCGAATCCTTGATGGCTTCCATCATGGAGAGCTTCGGCGAACGCGGCGTCTTCGTAGAGCTTCAGGAGAACTCCGTGCGCGGAGATCGGACAAGAAATCGCGCTCTGGCATCTTTAGCCGACTCCGCCGGCGTCGGCGTCGTCGCCACCGGCAACGTCCATTACCACGACTCGTCTCGCAGTCGACTTCAGGACGTTCTCGTGTCCATCCGGGAGCGGTCGACTCTCGACGGTTCTCATCGAGCGCGGCGCTCCAATTCGCTCTTCCGGCTTGCGTCGCCCGACGAGATGCGACAGCGCTTCTCGGATCGCGTCGACGCGATCCGCAACTCGGCTCGCATTGCGGAGCGGGCTTCGGCGTTCGATCTCACCGAGGATCTGGGATACGAGTTTCCCGACTTCGACGGCGGGCGGGGAACGAGCGCGCTCTCAACGCTCTCGGCCCTCTGTCGGGCGCGGCTGGAAGAACGTTACCGGCCGGGAAGCCGTGAGTGGGAAGACGCCCGGGAACGGCTCGACACCGAGCTCGCGCTGGTCGATCTCCACGGACTCGCCGGATTCTTCCTCGTCTACCGCGACATCATGAACCTGGCTGCCGAGGTCGCGCACGAGGTTCGCGGCAGCGCGCTCAGGGCGAGCGCCAATCTTCCTGCGGGGCGCGGGCGCGGCTCTTCGGTCTCTTCGATCATCTGCTATCTCGTCGGTCTCTCGCACATCGACCCGGTCAGGAACAGGCTCTTCCTGGGGAGGTTCCTGAACGAAGCTCTGGGCAGCGTCCCCGACATCGATCTCGATTTTCCGCGCGACATCCGCGAGCAGCTCATTCTCCGCATCTACGAGAAATACGGAGACGAACACGCCGGCCTGGTATGCACCTTTCCCACCTATCGCCTGCGCTCGGCGGTCAAGGAGATCGGGAAGACCCTCGAGCTCCCGACGGGAGATCTGGAGAAGCTCTCGAAGCTCGCCGGACAGCGCTCCGCCCGGGGGCTTGCCGAAGAAATGAGGACGCTACCGGAGTTCGGCGAACGCGCGGACTCCCGACCTTGGCGCATGCTGGGCGAGCTCGCCGAAGAAATCGCGGGCCTGCCGCGGCACATATCCCAGCACGTGGGAGGGATGATCGTTTCCAGCAGACCACTCGTCGAGCTCGTGCCGCTTCAGCCGGCAGCATGGGAGGGAAGGGTGCTATGTCAATGGGACAAGGACTCCTGCGACGACGCCGGCTTCGTCAAGATAGATTTTCTCGCTCTCGGCATGCTCTCCCTGGTCGAGGAAACCACCGACCTGATCGCGGAGCGTCACGGGCAGGCCCCAGACCTCTCGCGCATCGACTTCGCCGACGACGCCGTCTACGACCGCCTCTGCGCCGGCGACAACGTAGGCATCTTCCAGGTTGAGAGCAGGGCCCAGATCCAGATGATCCGGAGGACACGACCTCGGAATCTGAGCGAGCTGGCGGTGCAGGTGGCCATCGTGCGCCCCGGCCCCATCGTCGGAGGGGCGGTCAACCCTTATGTGCGCAGGTGCGAGCTCCTTCGCGACAATCCCGACTACGAGGTTGAGTACGCACACCCGCTCCTCGCGGAGCCGCTCGGCGAAACTCTGGGCGTCATCGTCTTTCAGGACCAGGTTCTGGGAGTGTGCCAGGCGCTGGCGGGGTTTTCGGACAGCGAGGGCGAATCCCTGCGCCGGGCTATGAGCCGCAAGCGCTCGCGCGACGCTCTCTCCGCTCACTGGGAACGCTTCCGGGATGGAGCGGCGGCCAACGGCGTGAGCGAGGAAAAGGCCCGCGTGATCTTCACCCAGGTCGTCGCGTTCTCCGAGTTCGGCTTCCCGAAGTCGCACGCGGCCGCATTCGGACTGCTCGCCTATCAGTCGGCGTGGCTGCGGCACTACTATCCGGTGGAATTCTACGTCGGCCTCTTCAACAATCAGCCGATGGGTTTCTATTCGCTCGACGCCCTGGGCCGCGATTGTCGCCGGAACGGCGTGGCCACGCTTCTGCCCGACCTGAACAGGAGTCAGGTGCGCTGCACGGCCGAGGGCGGCGATCTGCGCATCGGCCTTGGGTTCGTGCGCGAGTGGGGGGAGGAGGTCGCGGAGGCCGTGGTGGCCGAGCGTGAGCGGGGCGGCGGCTACGCTTCGTTGCCCGATTTGCTGCGGCGTTCGGAGGTGCGAATCACGACGCGCCGCCTCGCCCGCGCCGCCGTGGAAAGCCTGATATGGGTGGGTGGGATGGATTGCTTCGGCCTCTCCCGGCGCGAGCTGCTCTGGCAGGCCGGTCTCTGGCTGGGTCCGGACGTCGCCGGCTCCGGGGCGGCCGGATCCGAGTCCCGAACCACTCGTCCGAGGCGCCGCGAACCCAGCTTCGGTCTGCCTTTCGAAGACCCGTACTCGGATCTCGCCTTTCCGGAACTCGGAGCTGCCGAACGGATGATGGCGGAGTACGACGCCCTCGACTTCTCGGCGGAGCTCCACCCCTTCGCCCCGCTCCGCGAAGCTCTGCCGAACGACGTTGTCCGTTCCGACGAGCTCCTGGCGGCATCGCCCGGGATCGACGTGACCGTGGCGGGACTCGTAACCACCCGCCAGCGGCCGGCGACAGCGAAAGGATACGTGTTCGTGCTCATGGAGGACGAATGCGGCCCCGTGAACGTCATCGTCCGCCCGCAGATCTACGAGCGTTGCAAGAGCGTGGTCCGCCTCGAACCTTTCCTCAAGGTGAACGGAACGCTGAGAAGAGACGGAGCCACCGTAAACGTCGTCGCGAAACAGGTGGAGAGCCTTCTAGAGGAGAGCAGCGGCGGACACCTCCCAAACTCGGCACCGGCCGCCCCAAGCGATCCGTACCGCTACCTCGCCGTTCTGAGGCGTGATCCCCCCGGCATCAAGAGCTGGGGATGA
- a CDS encoding SRPBCC family protein, with protein sequence MTSDTRTTSPISPAGRGPAFSLGALVLGGGALVLMVFLAIGFLLPSDWEVSVVREMDAGPGDIFDFLDSPEGWRSWTTWPEGGLVRSGPERGAGASISWDDPEVGRGAFDLVRSEASERVEYAVEFGQAMRASGVVFLQTEGSRTLVEWTEKGDLGWNPLMGYWALFMEKGQTQEMEKSLDRLAALAEGEGEGREEAAQRS encoded by the coding sequence ATGACGTCAGACACCCGGACGACCTCGCCGATCAGTCCCGCAGGTCGAGGACCCGCATTCTCGCTCGGGGCGCTCGTGCTCGGCGGAGGCGCGCTCGTGCTAATGGTTTTTCTCGCGATCGGATTTCTCCTACCCTCCGACTGGGAGGTGAGCGTGGTACGCGAGATGGATGCCGGGCCCGGCGATATCTTCGATTTCCTCGATTCCCCCGAGGGTTGGCGGAGCTGGACGACCTGGCCCGAAGGCGGTCTCGTTCGGTCGGGGCCCGAACGGGGGGCCGGCGCCTCCATCTCCTGGGATGACCCGGAGGTGGGACGCGGAGCCTTCGATTTGGTGCGATCCGAAGCGTCCGAACGCGTCGAATACGCCGTCGAATTCGGTCAAGCGATGCGGGCGAGCGGCGTGGTCTTCCTTCAAACCGAGGGCTCTCGAACGCTCGTGGAGTGGACCGAGAAGGGCGATCTCGGTTGGAACCCACTCATGGGCTACTGGGCCCTCTTCATGGAAAAAGGGCAGACCCAAGAGATGGAGAAGAGCCTGGACCGTCTTGCGGCGCTGGCGGAGGGCGAAGGAGAGGGACGGGAAGAGGCCGCTCAGAGATCCTGA
- a CDS encoding OsmC family protein — translation MGTFGGALEARGIDASDGRLTAEVHGEVEKEEDGVLVLRRIHVKYKLEAEPEHAETIDRVHGFHADKCPVYRSLKKSIAITTALDVVEAG, via the coding sequence GTGGGAACCTTCGGAGGCGCGCTGGAGGCGCGCGGGATAGATGCGAGCGACGGACGGCTCACCGCCGAAGTGCACGGCGAGGTCGAGAAGGAAGAGGACGGCGTGCTCGTCCTCCGCAGGATTCACGTCAAATACAAGCTGGAGGCGGAGCCGGAGCACGCGGAGACCATAGACCGAGTCCACGGTTTTCACGCCGACAAGTGCCCGGTCTACCGTTCGTTGAAGAAATCCATAGCGATCACGACCGCTCTCGACGTGGTGGAGGCCGGATAG
- a CDS encoding ABC transporter ATP-binding protein, producing the protein MRIVAERLSKTYTSGGRPLRVLRDVNFDIEPSSFVAIVGPSGSGKTTLLGLLAGLDEPSEGKVLVDGKDLAGLGEDGRAEFRLRHVGFVFQTFHLLPTLTALENVLVTVELAGNSRGARATAAGLLTRVGLGDRLDHYPIQLSGGEQQRVALARSFANRPGILFADEPTGNLDTRTGAEIVSILRDINRQAKTTLVLVTHDLELAGLADRVVQLSDGRIVDDRPGGYVGAAAIAGFAGE; encoded by the coding sequence ATGAGAATAGTGGCTGAACGACTCAGCAAGACCTACACCAGCGGGGGTAGGCCGCTTCGAGTTCTGCGCGACGTGAACTTCGATATCGAACCGTCCTCGTTCGTCGCCATCGTGGGTCCGTCCGGGAGCGGAAAGACGACCCTGCTGGGATTGCTCGCGGGACTCGACGAGCCTTCTGAAGGCAAGGTCCTGGTCGATGGAAAAGATCTCGCCGGGCTGGGCGAGGACGGACGAGCCGAGTTCAGATTGCGCCATGTGGGCTTCGTTTTCCAGACCTTCCATCTGCTTCCCACCTTGACGGCCCTCGAGAACGTTCTGGTGACCGTCGAGCTCGCCGGAAATTCGCGCGGGGCGCGTGCGACGGCGGCGGGGCTGCTCACCCGGGTCGGGCTGGGCGACCGCCTCGACCACTATCCCATCCAGCTCTCGGGCGGAGAGCAGCAGAGGGTGGCCCTGGCTCGCTCCTTCGCCAATCGGCCCGGCATTCTCTTCGCCGACGAACCCACCGGCAATCTCGATACGCGCACGGGTGCGGAGATCGTCTCGATCCTTCGCGACATCAATCGCCAGGCGAAGACGACCCTGGTTCTCGTGACCCACGACCTCGAGCTCGCCGGGCTCGCCGACCGGGTGGTCCAGCTCTCGGACGGTCGGATCGTCGATGATCGTCCCGGCGGTTACGTCGGAGCCGCCGCGATCGCGGGATTCGCCGGTGAGTAG
- a CDS encoding aminotransferase class I/II-fold pyridoxal phosphate-dependent enzyme: MSSPARTARRTHSFTESVIREMTRIATRHGATNLAQGFPDFAAPELLKEAACRAIRTDVNQYAVTWGAPPLRQALVEWYARRYAMEVDGDTELTVTCGATEAMITVMLAAVDPGDEVIVFEPFYENYGPDAVLCEAAPVFVPLDPPDYRIDPDRLRDAVTDRTRAIVVNTPNNPTGRVFTRDELGVIADICRERDILAITDEIYEHIVYEGEHLPLAMFAGMRDRTAVVSGLSKTFSITGWRIGTIVAPAELTGAIRKVHDFLTVGAPAPLQEACAVGIRELESEYYDEMRREYAEKRSVVLKALTEAGFSCSNPEGAYYVLADFSELADEDDVSFSYRLVREAGVAPVPGSSFFSEPDRGRNLIRFAFCKKMDTLLRAGERLADWSAQR, from the coding sequence ATGTCTTCACCTGCTCGCACGGCTCGACGCACGCACTCGTTCACGGAATCCGTGATCCGGGAAATGACCCGGATCGCCACCAGGCACGGTGCCACCAATCTCGCCCAGGGTTTTCCGGATTTCGCCGCCCCTGAGCTTCTCAAGGAAGCCGCCTGCCGTGCGATCCGAACCGACGTCAACCAGTACGCCGTCACCTGGGGAGCTCCTCCGCTCAGGCAGGCTCTGGTGGAGTGGTACGCCCGTCGGTACGCGATGGAGGTGGACGGCGACACGGAGCTCACGGTGACCTGCGGCGCGACCGAGGCGATGATCACGGTCATGCTCGCCGCGGTGGATCCCGGTGACGAAGTCATCGTATTCGAGCCCTTTTACGAAAACTACGGCCCCGACGCCGTGCTCTGCGAAGCCGCGCCGGTATTCGTTCCGCTCGACCCGCCCGACTACCGGATCGATCCGGACAGACTCCGAGACGCGGTGACCGACCGCACCCGCGCCATCGTGGTCAACACGCCCAACAACCCGACGGGGCGGGTCTTCACCCGTGACGAGCTCGGAGTCATCGCCGACATCTGCCGCGAACGCGACATTCTGGCGATCACCGACGAGATCTACGAACACATCGTCTACGAGGGCGAGCACCTGCCGCTGGCCATGTTTGCGGGCATGCGCGACCGGACCGCGGTCGTCAGCGGTCTCTCCAAGACCTTTAGCATCACCGGCTGGCGCATCGGCACCATCGTCGCGCCCGCCGAACTGACCGGAGCCATCCGCAAGGTCCACGACTTCCTCACCGTCGGCGCCCCGGCCCCGCTCCAGGAGGCCTGCGCCGTCGGCATCCGCGAGCTGGAGAGCGAGTACTACGACGAGATGCGACGCGAGTACGCCGAGAAGCGCTCGGTCGTGCTGAAGGCCCTGACCGAGGCGGGATTCTCGTGCTCCAATCCGGAGGGCGCCTACTACGTGCTCGCGGATTTCAGCGAGCTTGCCGACGAGGACGACGTTTCCTTCTCGTACAGGCTGGTGCGCGAGGCGGGAGTGGCGCCGGTTCCGGGTTCGAGCTTCTTCAGCGAACCCGACCGAGGTCGGAATCTCATCCGATTTGCATTCTGCAAGAAGATGGACACCCTGCTCAGGGCCGGGGAACGCCTGGCCGACTGGAGCGCACAGCGGTAG
- the rho gene encoding transcription termination factor Rho yields MSRPLGLLEIVGGGTGFIRLREAGYATSPNDIYVSRALVQRHGLRPGDELAGIVGTSRGGKNPPLAHLERVNDLPLPELRDRPHFDKLGAMHPNEQLVLECGRSVRGLPDPTNRVVDLLCPFGKGQRAMIVAPAKAGKTTVLQAVAEGVVTNHPEVHLIILLVDERPEEVTEMEQTGFGEVVASTFDRKAERHAQVSELTLERARRRVELGEDVVIILDSITRMARAYNNLAGGNQRTLSGGLGSNALEKPKRFLGSARNIPASQGGGSLTIIATALVDTGSRMDQVIFEEFKGTGNSELVLSRELADRRIFPAIDISASATRKEELLLSDRTLAVSHALRNRLGVMHPVEAMQEILGALRKTPNNTELVRWAQDL; encoded by the coding sequence ATGTCCAGGCCTCTGGGATTGCTCGAAATCGTGGGAGGAGGGACGGGTTTCATCAGGCTCCGTGAGGCGGGTTACGCCACGAGTCCGAACGACATCTACGTCTCGCGGGCTCTGGTGCAGCGCCACGGACTCCGGCCCGGCGACGAACTCGCGGGTATCGTCGGCACCTCGCGCGGAGGCAAGAACCCGCCGCTTGCTCATCTCGAGCGCGTGAACGACCTTCCTCTCCCCGAGCTTCGCGACCGGCCGCACTTCGACAAGCTCGGAGCCATGCACCCCAACGAGCAATTGGTGCTGGAGTGCGGAAGGTCGGTGCGCGGTCTGCCCGACCCGACCAACCGCGTCGTCGATCTGCTCTGTCCTTTCGGCAAGGGGCAGCGCGCCATGATCGTGGCGCCAGCAAAGGCAGGTAAGACGACGGTCTTGCAGGCCGTCGCCGAGGGGGTCGTCACGAATCACCCCGAGGTGCACCTCATCATCCTTCTTGTCGACGAGCGACCGGAGGAGGTCACCGAAATGGAGCAGACCGGCTTCGGCGAGGTCGTGGCCTCCACCTTCGACCGCAAGGCGGAGCGTCACGCCCAGGTGTCCGAGCTTACCTTGGAGCGAGCCCGGCGCAGGGTGGAGCTTGGTGAGGACGTGGTGATCATTCTCGACTCGATCACCCGGATGGCCAGAGCTTACAACAACCTGGCGGGGGGCAACCAGCGAACTCTTTCGGGCGGACTGGGCTCGAACGCGCTCGAGAAGCCGAAACGCTTCCTCGGCAGCGCGCGCAACATCCCCGCGTCGCAGGGCGGCGGTTCGCTCACCATAATCGCCACCGCTCTCGTCGATACCGGCTCCCGCATGGATCAGGTGATCTTCGAGGAGTTCAAGGGAACGGGGAACAGCGAACTCGTCCTCTCCAGGGAGCTTGCCGACCGGCGCATCTTTCCGGCGATCGACATTTCCGCGTCGGCGACCCGAAAGGAGGAGCTCCTACTCTCCGACCGCACCCTCGCGGTCTCCCACGCCTTGCGCAACCGTCTGGGCGTCATGCACCCGGTGGAAGCGATGCAGGAGATTCTGGGGGCCCTGCGCAAGACACCCAACAATACCGAGCTGGTGCGCTGGGCTCAGGATCTCTGA